Genomic DNA from Aminobacterium mobile DSM 12262:
GCCCCTTATCCATGGTGGCGGAGCGACTATTGGCTAAACATGGGGGAGCTTCGGCTGGCAATACATGAAGGGATGACAAGAAAAGAAAAGCTCTCTATTCGTAAAGATGGGGAAGAAATATGGGGCGAGGTGACAGCTGTCCCTATTCGCGAAAGGGACGGGTGTTTAAAATATTGTGTTCTTAGCTGGAATGACATTACTGCCCGAAAAAAATTAGAAGAGCAGATACGGCTTAACCAACATCAGTTGCAGTTTTTAACATCGGAACTATATGTTGCAGAAGAACGAGAGCGCCGACGTATAGCGACAGACCTTCATGATGGAGTAGGACAAAATTTGGCCCTTATCAGAATAAAGTTAGAAATGCTGAGTAGCTATAACTCCTATTCTTCAAGTTCAAAAGAGATTTTTCAGGAAATCCTTGCTCTTTTAGATCGTTCCATCGTGGAAATGAGGACTCTTATTTTTGATTTGAGTCCCCCTATGCTCTACGAGTTGAGTTTCCATTCTGCGGTAGAGTGGCTTATAGAGAAAATGGGAGATGAGCACGGGTTATGTATTGTCTTTAAAGATTTGTTAATGTCGGATGATATAGCTATGGACATTAAAATCTTCCTTTTCCGAGCTTTGCGGGAACTTTTAATGAATGTAGTGAAACATGCTCGAACATCTGAGGTGTCTGTATGCCTTTCTCGTTTTGACCGTTGGACTGTCGCTTTAGAAGTACGGGATAATGGCGTCGGCTTTGATCTCTCTTCTCTTCGAGAGTTAGGGAGAGATCCGAGTAACTTCGGGCTCTTGAATATCCAGGAACGAGTAAACTACATTGGAGGTTTTATGCAAATTGAATCGTCACCAGGGCAAGGAACGAATGTCACCCTTTTTGTTCCAGTAGAAAACGAAGAAGAAAGGGCCGGTGACTTTATTGAAAAAAGTGAAGATTCTGTTGGCTGATGACCATCAAATTCTTCGAGATGGTTTGCGAACTCTTTTAAACACCCAAAATGATATGGAAGTTGTAGGCGAGGCGGAAACAGGACGGCAAGCTATAGAAATGTCTGTTGCTCATTGTCCGGATGTGCTCGTTATGGATGTTATTATGCCAGAATTGAATGGAATTGAAGCTACATGCCGCCTCAAAAAAGAGCAGCCGGGAGTAAAAGTCTTAGCTCTTTCTATGCATGCCGATAGAAAGTTTGTGACGGAAATGCTGAGGGCAGGAGCTTCCGGATTTCTGCTAAAAGAATGTGCTTTTCGAGAACTGGCAGAGGCAATTCGGGCCATAGTCGCAGGGAAAGTATATTTGAGTCCGAGCATTTCAAAAGTTGTTGTGGAAGAGTACCTTGATTTTTTAAACGAGGATAAAGAATGCGTATCGTCTGGTCATGTTTTAAGTCTTCGAGAAAGAGAGGTTTTGCAACAAATCGCAGAAGGCAAAGGGAATCGAGATATAGCGAAGAGTCTTCACGTAAGTGTAAAGACAGTAGAAACTCATAAATACAACATTATGCGTAAACTAGGCCTTCGATCTGTGGCAGAGCTGACAAAATATGCCATAAAGAGCGGCATTACCTCTATAGACTGACTTTAAAGAAGCTTTAAGTGTTTTCCTGATCCTTTTCTAAGTATTTCTCCCCCCTTTTTCCAGAAAAACAAAAAATTTTGTAAGGGAATCTCCTCCTTCTTCTCAGCCCTATCCTGATTTAATACTTTCCAAAAATTCAGTACCCTTAATGCGAGCTATCCGGCTCAAGCAATATCGCTAGAGAGGGGGTTATGACTATGCCCGCCGTATGCGGGTTTACCTGATAAGCATGAACTTTCTGGCGTTAAGGGAGAAATAAGGGGCACGAAAGAAATAGGGTATCTGCAGAAAAGGGAGGAAGAAAAGATGAAAAGATTGTTTCTTCTGTTTGCAGTAGCAGCCATGGTCGTTTTTGCGGCTGGTGCTGTGTTTGCCGAGGAAGCCCCCATGACCATGGAGGAGGCTGGTTTTTCACGTTGTAACCCCTCGGGATGTTCACCGTGGGATACGCTGAAAATCAATTGGAGAGTTATTCCCATTAACTGCCTGCAGATTCGGCAGGACGAGATCTGCATGGCCACCTACATCGGCTGCTGCGATGGATGGTGTGATGAGGAGTGCATTTGGTACGCCGTCGTTGCTACAGGTACTGATGAGAGAAAGATTGTTGGCAAGATCGACGTCAATATGCCCGAGCACGTAACACTGTGGGCAAAACTGAGAGCTCCTTATGGAACCAGTGCTGTTGGAACACCTAACTGGACCGAGCTTTCCACAGATTATGTGGATCTCGTGACCGGGATTTCCAAGATTTGCGGAGCTTGGGGCAAGGGCGGATTGAAACTTTGCGCCGGCGCTGATGCTCAGAAAGGCTCCGGAGTTAGAGTCCTAACCCTTCTCATTCAGGACGTATAAGAAGGAGAGAGGATATCTGCATAAGAGGTATCCGAGGGACGAGGGCGGCGTTCCATGAGGGCGCTGCCCTTTTTAGTCAAGGAGGAGACGAAAAATGAGTGGGACTACAGTAACATCGAGAATTGTTCTTCTCGTCTTTCTCGTAATTTTTTCTCCTTTGAGTGAGCGCTCGGAAGCGATGGAGCTCATCGCTTTAAGTGGCTGGTCGTCCCTCGTTATAGGGGCATCAGCTTCTAGTGGGCGAGGTTCGCGCGAGAGTGATCCTTCTATAGCCTCATTGGGTATTGTTAATGCTAAGGGGCAAGATGATATGTGGAATGTGGAGGTCAAGCTCATAGAAGGAGCTACATTGCCTGAGGGAATTCAAATATGGATTCGTCGGACAGGGAACGGTATGGGGGCTGGATGGATACGTGGCGGTACATCCTATCAACTTGTTGATCCTGCGGGGACGTTGTTTTTTACAGGAGCGGGAGATCGTAGTCATATAACAGTGCAGTTTAAGGTTTCCGGAATATCACCAGAAACACCGAAAGGGATTTATGCTCCACACATTGCTTTTACGGTGGTGGATTTATGATGAGAAAAATAATAATGAAAACCCTTTGTGTCTGTGTTATGGCCCTGTTAGCATTACCAAGTGGTGGAGGGCAGTGCTTTGCCAATATAGATATAGTGGGAGATCTTACCTATCGTTTCAATGTATCCCCCGGCCAGGAAGTGCGGGGACAAATAGCCATAAGAAATTATAGCAAAGAAGAATCTGTGCAGGTTTCTATTAATCAGAATGATTACCATTGTTATGCTGATGGACGGAACGAATATCCGTCCCCAGGGAGTCATAATCGATCCAATGCTCTTTGGATGGCTCTCAGTCCACGACAGCTTATTATTCCTCCAGATAGCATCGGTACTTTTGAATATGTTATTTGTACTCCCAAGGAAGAAAGTCTTCGTGGAACCTATTGGAGCCTCATTATAGTAGAGCCTATAGGACAGGAACGTTTACAGGTTCCGGATGGGTCAAAGGAAGATATGGCTTACAACGTTACTACCGTTTTTAAATATGCCATTCAAATGATCACTGATGTAGGTACATCTGGAGTACAGGAAATTCAGTTTATAGATAAGAGATTAAGAACGGTAGAAGGCATGCCTGTTCTTGATCTTGATATTGAAAATACAGGGGAACGCGTTATTCGCCCTGTTGTATGGGCAGAACTATACGATCAACAGGGGAATCAGGCGGGAAAATTTGAAGGTGGACGGCGATGGATTTATCCTGGTTCCTCATGTCGGTTTGAAATTCCTCTCAAAGGGATTAAGCCTGGGGATTATAAGGTTTTGCTTGTAGCGGATGGTGGAGAAGACGAAGCTTTTGGTGCTCAGTATGCCCTGGTCGTAAAATAGGGGGGGTGGGCATGATGAGAGGCAGAGAGCAAAGACTGGCAATAGGCATAGTTTGTTTGCTGCTTTGCCTATTCTCCAGTTTCGCATGGGCTCAAGGAAAGGGATATGGCGTAGAGGTTAGGGCCCGTTCCCCTTTGCAAATTAGTACAAAGCCAGGGCGCATTATTAGCGTGAGTGTTCTTATCACAAGTTTTCAGACTAGAGAAGAGACGTTTATTGAAGAAATTAAACTTCCTGAGGGCTGGCAACCTTTAGTGCCGCCAGGGCGCTTTTCCATTCCGGCACGTGGCAGCATATCTCGTGTTGTGGCCTTCCAGGTCCCAGCTTCTACAAAAGCGAATGACTACGATGTTATTTATTCTGTAAAAAATCGCCGAGATTACGGCGTCTATGATGAAGAAATTTTTACAGTCTCTGTTTTAACTGTAGAAGGTCTTGACCTTATTCTCGTTAGAAAGCCTGTTGCCATTATTGCAGGGCAGAGTTACGAGGTGGACCTTCAAGTTTTAAATAAGGCAAATACATCTCGGGAGATCCATATAGATTTACCCGATCGCGACCCTCGCTTCCCCGCAACTGTTACTCCCACAGATGTGGCTCTCGAAGCAGGAGAGAGTGCAAATTTAAAATTAAAGGGGAAAATTTTTGCCGAAAGTACATCTCGTTTCCATTTTGTGGAAGTGCGGGCTACTACAACTGGTGATAAAGGGCCAGAATCAGCAGTTCTAACAGTAGATCTTGATGTTATCCCAAAGGGTGGCGGAGAGTTGGATATTTTCCATGTCTTGCCAACAGAACTTGCTTTCAGCGTTATGGGCAATTCGGGGGGAGATGGAGCCAATATCGAATGGAGCGGGTACGGGTATCTCGATGAAGAACGTACCAAGGGTGTAGATTTCCTTTTCAGGGGCCCTGATACAGATGACAAAGGACTTTATGGTGACGTAGAAGAGTATTGGCTCACCTATTTTACCGATACATTTTCTCTTTTTCTCGGAGATCAGGGGTATCCCCTCTCTCGCCTGACCTCGTCCTCTTCCTATGGTAGAGGCATAGGTTTTTCATATGAACCGGAAAGGCTTGGCTTAGGCGGTGGAGGTCACTACATGAAGAGCCGCTGGGGGTACCCTGATAAGAAAGAGTTCGGGTTCTACATAAGTCAGAAGATGCAAGAGAATCTTGAGATACGTTTGAATATGCTTCAGAAAAGGCGAGATGCTTATAAAAATAAACCTTCTACAGAAGACAAGCTGTGGAGCGTGAGCGCCGAGTATCGACCATGGGAGCATACGCTTCTCGAATTGGAGTATGGATTCTGCGATACCGATAGGGAGAGAGCGCTTGATGATGATGAAGCATATCGTATTTATTTGAGAGGCCGCATGGGTAAAAATATGCCCTACTCCATTACAAGAGTGAGGGCGGGTACCGACTATTGGGGGTACTATCACGATTACGACTATACAAGTGCCTCTCTTGGGTTTCCTTTAAGCGATCGCTTGCAATGGAATGTGTCGTGGTACGAATATAAAAACAATCTAAATATGCGTAGCGAAAATAATACAACACAGATTATTGAAGAGCTGTTCCAAACCTATATGGACTATGAACTTTCAGATGGTTGGTATATTTCATTGGGATATGATGATTTTTCTATGAAAGACAACCTTCTTCCCGCAGAATATGATTTTTATGAAAAATCTTGGTGGGTGCGAGTGGGGAGAAATATGGAGAAGTACAGCTATTCGGTAGAGGCTCGTTACGCCGATCAGGATGATCTCCTGAGAGGAGAGAGCACCCACGCATGGAATTACAATGTTTCATTAAGTTATCAGTTAACTCCAGATTTATATGTCTCTCTGTATGGAGGCTTTGGTGATAATAGGGTGCTTGAAGATAGTTATCTTTTAAGAGCATCGACAAACAGAGGGATAAGTATTATATGGGATGCAACTCCCAGTTTAAGGCTTTCGTGCTGGTATACTCGCTATTCTTATGATGATAATGATTTTGTAGACAACAGTGAGCAATACGAATTCATGGCGGAGCAGACTTTCGCTGATGAAAGCATTCTACGTTTCCGAATTCAACGTAACGACAACAGTGGAGAAATGGAGACTTCATACTCCATTATGTACGTTATTCCTCTCGATATAAAAATGGCTAAGAAGAAAAATGTGGGTGTTCTGCAGGGCCTCATTTATGAAAACGTAGGAGATGAAAAAAGAGGAGTTCCTAATGTTGTTCTGGCCATCGAAGAGCAGACCGCGGTTACTGATGTCAAAGGAGTGTTTCTTTTCCCGTCGTTAACGCCAGGCCCCTACCTTTTGAAGATAGATCGAGCTTCTCTCGGTGGTAGCCGAGTTCCAGATGTGAAGACCCCGATTATAGTGGAGATAGCGGGGTATGGAGAGATTACTTCTATGGATATAGGAATAACTGATGGAGCAACGCTCAATGGTGCTGTAGTCCTTGTAGATCCTGAAGCTGGGAAAGATGGAACGGCTACGCTAGAAGGAGAAAAAGGATACCTCGTAGGGGATACTCTCGGCAACGATGGGGCATTACAGGCAGGGGGGCTTCAAAGTGTCTTGGTAGAAATGAAGAATGGCGAAGAGGTTCATCGAAGACTTACAGATGAGTGGGGAAAATTCTTGTTCGAAGGGTTACGCCCAGGGAAGTGGACTTTAAAGATTTACGATATAAATATTCCTTCATCTTATCATCTAGAACAAACAGAGCAGGTTTTCGAGTTTAAGCCGGGGGAAGTGGGAAGCTTTGAAGCCAAGGTTCTCCCAAGAAAGAGAACCATTCGTTTTCTTGAAGAAGGCAAGATTGTAATGGGCCGGGAAGGAAAGTGAGGTGAAGATGATGGTCTGGAGAATGTTTACTTTGGGGTTTATTGCTGCCTTCCTTCTCGCTTGTGGCCCTGTGGAAGGAGTAGATCGAACTGTGGCTACAATACAAATTTCTATAGAAGTTCCAGAGGAAAATGCCATCTCTATTCTTCAGAATCCTCTCTCGCTTAACAGCTATATTGGTAATGAAGGCGAGACGTCTCCGCTAACTTATATTGTTACAGCTACAGGAACTACCCCACGGAAAATTGTTGGTCAGATAGAAGGGATTCTCCCTGAAGGGGTACAGCTTTTTCTGAAACTTGATGCCCCTGTTCGAGGACAATCTGCAGGCTTTGTGGAACTTGGAGCACAGGAAGTAGAGCTTCTTTCGGGAATTTGGGGGATATATGGGGTACAAGGGAATGGAGTTGTCCTTCTTAAGGCAGGAAATGAAGCGGCCCGGAATTTGGGACAGATTCGAATTCGTCTCTCGGTCCGGGAAACGTAAAGGAGGGCTTATAAACATGGGGGATCTATATTCTCTGCGAAAGGAGCGAGATTATCTTTCTCGAGAATCCACAAGGAAGAACATGGATCAAAGAGAATGGGAAATTCGCTACCTGAAAGTCCTTGAAGATATTTATCGTGAAGAACAGAAGCTCCGAGGTCGAGGACACTGCTTGGATAAAAAAAGAATCCATAGTGAAGACCGACCCTATCCAGAATAAAAGAACGACTAGAGGCTTCCTTTACAGCATATGCATATAAAAGGAAGCCTCGCCTCACCTCATTTCTGTTGTAAAATAAACAGTATATTCGTAGGTCGTAATGAGGTGATGCTTATGATGCTTCGATGGAAAATCGCAAGCATGTTTTTTGCGTGTTTTTTAGGTCTTATATTCGTTGGGCCTCTTCGTGGGGATGAGAAAATCCATGTAGCTGTTTCCATTCCACCACAAGCCTATTTTGTTCAGCAAATAGCTGGCGAGCATGCTGTTGTTCAGGTACTTATCCGTCCTGGAAACGATCCGCATACCTACGAGCCGCGCCCTTCTCAAATGAAGCTTTTATCTGACGGTGCTATTTATTTTGCGGTAGGTCTTCCCTTTGAAGAAGCGTTGCTTCCGCGGCTTCAGTCATTGAGCTCCTCTCTGCGAATAGTAAAAACACAAAAGGACATAGAGCGACTTGTTGGAAGTGACCATCATAGCGGTCATGATCATGAGCTTGTGGATCCGCATATTTGGTTATCTCCATCCCTCGTAAAGATTCAGGCAGCAGCGATACGAGATGGTTTTGTTGCCTTGGACCCTGCCCATACATCAGAGTATAATCGCAACTATAGCATTTTCTGTTCCCAAATAGACCAGTTAGATCAATTAATTCGAGGAGAATTTCAGGGAAAAACAAAGAATAAATTTGTTGTTGTTCATCCTTCCTGGGCTTATTTTGCTCGAGAATACGACCTGGAACAGATTGCTATGGAAATAGAAGGCAAAGAGCCGAAAGCGGCAGATCTCGCCGCTCTTATTCAGAAAATGAAAGAAGAAGGACTCTCTACTATTTTTGTTTCTCCTCAGTTCTCTAAAAAGATAGCGGAAAGTCTTGCTCGTGAGGTTGGGGCTTCTATTGTTGTTATAGACCCTCTACCTATCAATTGGGCGGAAGGAATGCTACACACAGCTCAAGTTATAGGGGAAAGTTTACGATGAGTGACAATAATTATGTGATTTCTTTTAAGAACGTTTCTTTTCATTACGAAAATGGTGACAAGGTTTTGGATAACGTGTCTTTTCTTGTGCCACGAGGTGAGTTCCTAGTTATTATTGGCCCTAATGGCGGAGGAAAAACAACCTTGCTTAAGTTAATTCTCGGCCTTGTAAAGCCTACGTATGGAGAAATACAGGTTTTAGGGAGAACGCCTGGCCACTCCACGGGATGCGTTGGGTATGTCCCTCAAGATACCGGCCGTAGCCGAGATTTTCCTATAAGTGTTCTTGATGTAGTGTTAATGGGGCGTCTCGGGGGAGGCAGAAAGGGATTTCTTTTCTCTCAGGAAGATCATGAAATTGCTATGGAAGCTCTCGCTCGCTTAGGTATGGCAGATCAGAGTTGTGCCAAAATGGGAGAATTATCTCAAGGGCAACGCCAAAGAGTTTTTATTGCACGAGCTCTCGCTTCTCGACCCCAGATTCTTTTAATGGATGAACCAATGGCGAGCATTGACCCAGAAGCGAGAGGTGTTCTCTATGAAGAATTGGCTTCTCTGGCTGGGAGTCTCACTATTTTAGTGGTAAGTCATGACCTATCTGTTATAGCCAGTGGTGCTACGGCAGTGGCTTGTGTTTGTAGCGATGTGTATTACCACAATGCTGGTGAGATTACAGAAGAAATGTTGGCTATGGAATATGGAGGACAGTGTCCGGTAGAGCTCGTTGCTCATGGCGTTCCTCATCGTGTGCTCGCTCGCCACGACCATGCTTCAAAGGAGCTCTCTTCTCATGATTGATATGTTACAGTTTGAATTTATGAAAAACGCTTTTGGGGCGGCTCTTCTTGCCAGCGTACTTTGCGGTATGATGGGAACTCTTGTTGTTGTTCGTCGCCAGGTTATTATTGCTGGAGGGGTTGCTCACGCTGCGTACGGCGGTGTGGGCCTTGCTTTTTTTCTAGGCATATCACCTCGCTTGGGAGCTATTGGCTTTTCTCTTGTCATGGCCCTTATAATGGCATGGGTTACCCTCCATAAGCCCTCTCGATCCGACTCGATTATCGGTGTCCTTTGGGCTGTCGGTATGGCTGCAGGGGTTATCTTTATAGATATAACACCTGGATACGGCTCTGATCTTATGAGCTATTTGTTTGGAAGCATTTTGACGGTATCACGAGGTGATTTATGGTCTATGGGTAGTCTGGTTGCCATTTCTCTTCTCTTAGGTATTCCTTTTCACCGAGAAATTCTCGCCTTCGCCTATGAGCCGGAGTTCGCAAAGACTCGAGGAGTGCCTGTGGTTCTTTTGCACTTCGTTACAATTATCCTTATTTCCGTAGCTGTTGTTCTCTTAATTCGGGTGGTTGGGCTTATCCTCGTTATAGCTCTTTTGACGATTCCCCCCTCTATAGCGGAACAGTGGGCTCATTCCCTCTTTTCTATGATGGGCATTGCTTTTGTCTTGAGCCTGCTCTTTTCTACGATAGGGTTATGGCTCTCTTTCCGTTTCAATGTAACAGCAGGCGCTGTGATTATATGCGTAGCAGCTGTCGGGTATGTCTTGGCATTTCTTATTTCCCCCATAGCCCGCGGAAGCCTCCGGAAATGAGGAGAGATAGATCTAATAGAAAACCTGTGAGGGGCCCTTTCGGGGAGAAAGCAAGGTATTGAGGAACCCAGATAGGGCGATATTTATCTTTATATTGTCTTATCCCTTGAAAGTTATAAAAATGTTCTCCATGACGGTAGATTAGATGACCAAGCCGATTCCAAAGAGGGGCTAAACGATGATCTCTGAGCCCTGAAAGCGGAGCCATGCCCAAGTCGAACCATTTAAAACCGTTGTCTTTCCCAAAAAGAATGAGTTTTAAAAACAGGTAATCCATAAGTCCTGGAGATGTATCGGGTCTGTACCGCATTAAGTCTATAGAAAGCGTTTTCTTGTTCGCACCTTCCCATACGTTGGCAAAAGCTATAATAGTATTGTCTTGAATTAAAACAGCTACCGGACAGGAAGCAATATAGGATTCGGAGAAAAAACCTAAGGAGAACCCTTTTTCTTTCGTGTTTTTTGTAGAAAGCCACCCATCAGACACCTCTTTTAATTGTGAAAGGATGGACGGTACATCCTGAGGCGGATAGATTTTGAAAATCACACCCTCCTTCTCTTTTTGCGAAATAGTATGTCTTTGACTTTTGAAATGGCTCCCCTCAAGGGAAAAGTCTTCCAGAGAAACGAGGGCTTTTTCCCCAATTTTAATAAGAGAAAAACCTAATTCGATATACGTATCTATAAATGTTTCTCCTACTTCATAAAAGGCTACCTGACCACCATATCTGTCGGCCATTTCTGTAAAGAGCCATATGAGTTCTTTACCGTCATCCACATCCCCTATAGGGTCTCCCATTGCGATCCAATGAGATTCTCGTACTTGGTACATTATCATGGCATTTTTGTTGGAGCTAAAAAGGAAATATTTATCCCCTGTCAATGCAAGAGCAGAAGAGGCTTCTGGAGAGAGGGAGACGAGCATACGGGCTAGAGAGAGATCTTCAGCAGTAAGCGTTGAGGGTTTTACATGGGCTGGTCGACTTAATCTCCAGAGGGAGAAACATAACGTTAGGATCGTTACCCCCAGAAACATTCTTAAGAACCGCGGGGCGTCTTTTTCAAAGGCTACCTGCCACCAAAGTTCATGACTATAAGGAACATGTCTGAAAGAAAATAACCCTAACCATACAATACTCGCCACTGCTGTAGTGATGAGAAGGAACCACGTAAAACTAAAGGGCTGTTCCATAAAACGGGATCGTCTATAAAAAATTTTTCTAGCAGGAGCAAGAGAGATGGCCACGATGAGAAGAACAATAGCCTCTTCATAGTCGGCACCTTTAAAGAGAGAGAATGCTACCCCACTGATAAGGAGCAATACAACACCAGTATGGGCTTCTCGTAATCGCAACGCTAACCCTCTTGAGAGGAAGAGCAAAAAAAGGCCAGTAATGCTTCCCAAGAAATGAGAGGTTTCAAGGAGTGCAAGAGGGAAAATTTTCTTTAAAAAAAGGAGTCGATTTTCTATACCAGGGGTAGCTCCTGATGCCAAAAGAATGAGACCGCTTATAAAAGTCAGGATAGAAAATATAATGGGTATTGAAGGACTGACGGCAGAAAAAATAGAGGTTGCCATGGGTTTCCCTTTTAATAGTACTGATGCTTCTAAAAACATAAGGCTAAAAGTTGCGATAAGGAGAGGAAGAATATAGTAAATAAGTCGGTATATCAAGAGAGCCCCCATGAGGGTAGGAGATGAATAATGAGGCGACAGGAGTACAAGAAAAAGGGAATCAAAGACGCCTAACCCGCCAGGAACCTGGCTCATCCCTCCTGATAACTCACATATGACAAAAAGTCCGAGAAAAGATAGATAGTTCATATCTGGAGAGGAAGGAAG
This window encodes:
- a CDS encoding response regulator: MTLLKKVKILLADDHQILRDGLRTLLNTQNDMEVVGEAETGRQAIEMSVAHCPDVLVMDVIMPELNGIEATCRLKKEQPGVKVLALSMHADRKFVTEMLRAGASGFLLKECAFRELAEAIRAIVAGKVYLSPSISKVVVEEYLDFLNEDKECVSSGHVLSLREREVLQQIAEGKGNRDIAKSLHVSVKTVETHKYNIMRKLGLRSVAELTKYAIKSGITSID
- a CDS encoding metal ABC transporter ATP-binding protein, with the translated sequence MSDNNYVISFKNVSFHYENGDKVLDNVSFLVPRGEFLVIIGPNGGGKTTLLKLILGLVKPTYGEIQVLGRTPGHSTGCVGYVPQDTGRSRDFPISVLDVVLMGRLGGGRKGFLFSQEDHEIAMEALARLGMADQSCAKMGELSQGQRQRVFIARALASRPQILLMDEPMASIDPEARGVLYEELASLAGSLTILVVSHDLSVIASGATAVACVCSDVYYHNAGEITEEMLAMEYGGQCPVELVAHGVPHRVLARHDHASKELSSHD
- a CDS encoding metal ABC transporter permease — translated: MIDMLQFEFMKNAFGAALLASVLCGMMGTLVVVRRQVIIAGGVAHAAYGGVGLAFFLGISPRLGAIGFSLVMALIMAWVTLHKPSRSDSIIGVLWAVGMAAGVIFIDITPGYGSDLMSYLFGSILTVSRGDLWSMGSLVAISLLLGIPFHREILAFAYEPEFAKTRGVPVVLLHFVTIILISVAVVLLIRVVGLILVIALLTIPPSIAEQWAHSLFSMMGIAFVLSLLFSTIGLWLSFRFNVTAGAVIICVAAVGYVLAFLISPIARGSLRK
- the mprF gene encoding bifunctional lysylphosphatidylglycerol flippase/synthetase MprF, coding for MGLKKKHITLFLSFALFTSALWVIHRELGHFSYFDIRRAITAIPSQRILLSFFCSIVSYLLLTGNDLLALLHIGRRIPYGKTIFASFLSYAISYNVGFSMFSSGSIRYRLYSPLGLSLFDVGQITAFCGMSFWIGALALGGGAFLLEPPTLFVTLGIHWSARTVGILCLSLLSGIFLLSFWGKTITLAGHTIKFPSTRLLSSQLVLATFDWLSASLVLFLLLPSSPDMNYLSFLGLFVICELSGGMSQVPGGLGVFDSLFLVLLSPHYSSPTLMGALLIYRLIYYILPLLIATFSLMFLEASVLLKGKPMATSIFSAVSPSIPIIFSILTFISGLILLASGATPGIENRLLFLKKIFPLALLETSHFLGSITGLFLLFLSRGLALRLREAHTGVVLLLISGVAFSLFKGADYEEAIVLLIVAISLAPARKIFYRRSRFMEQPFSFTWFLLITTAVASIVWLGLFSFRHVPYSHELWWQVAFEKDAPRFLRMFLGVTILTLCFSLWRLSRPAHVKPSTLTAEDLSLARMLVSLSPEASSALALTGDKYFLFSSNKNAMIMYQVRESHWIAMGDPIGDVDDGKELIWLFTEMADRYGGQVAFYEVGETFIDTYIELGFSLIKIGEKALVSLEDFSLEGSHFKSQRHTISQKEKEGVIFKIYPPQDVPSILSQLKEVSDGWLSTKNTKEKGFSLGFFSESYIASCPVAVLIQDNTIIAFANVWEGANKKTLSIDLMRYRPDTSPGLMDYLFLKLILFGKDNGFKWFDLGMAPLSGLRDHRLAPLWNRLGHLIYRHGEHFYNFQGIRQYKDKYRPIWVPQYLAFSPKGPLTGFLLDLSLLISGGFRGLWGK
- a CDS encoding metal ABC transporter solute-binding protein, Zn/Mn family, which gives rise to MMLRWKIASMFFACFLGLIFVGPLRGDEKIHVAVSIPPQAYFVQQIAGEHAVVQVLIRPGNDPHTYEPRPSQMKLLSDGAIYFAVGLPFEEALLPRLQSLSSSLRIVKTQKDIERLVGSDHHSGHDHELVDPHIWLSPSLVKIQAAAIRDGFVALDPAHTSEYNRNYSIFCSQIDQLDQLIRGEFQGKTKNKFVVVHPSWAYFAREYDLEQIAMEIEGKEPKAADLAALIQKMKEEGLSTIFVSPQFSKKIAESLAREVGASIVVIDPLPINWAEGMLHTAQVIGESLR